In Desulfovibrio legallii, a single genomic region encodes these proteins:
- the ruvA gene encoding Holliday junction branch migration protein RuvA produces MIAYVEGRLAQVWGNTALVVTQGGVGYAVGLPAHTLASLPGRGEAVAFYTSLAVREDALELFGFASFEERQTFEVLVSISKVGARTALGILSIFRPBDLRRLVLEDDVLALTRVSGIGKKTAEHIFLELKYKLKVDDAPQAAALVGSGVRPGSVFRDVLDGLGNLGYSEDACAPMVKKILLEEPDLDVTGALRAALKTLAKGKV; encoded by the coding sequence GTGATTGCCTATGTGGAAGGACGTCTGGCGCAGGTCTGGGGCAATACCGCCCTGGTGGTCACCCAGGGCGGCGTGGGCTATGCCGTGGGCCTGCCGGCCCATACCCTGGCTTCCCTGCCGGGGCGTGGAGAGGCCGTGGCCTTTTACACCAGCCTGGCCGTGCGGGAAGACGCGCTGGAGCTGTTCGGCTTTGCCAGTTTTGAGGAGCGGCAGACCTTTGAAGTGCTGGTGTCCATTTCCAAGGTGGGCGCGCGCACGGCGCTGGGCATTCTGTCCATTTTCCGGCCCRACGATTTGCGGCGTCTGGTGCTGGAAGACGACGTGCTGGCCCTGACCCGCGTTTCGGGCATCGGCAAAAAAACGGCCGAGCACATTTTTCTGGAACTGAAATATAAGCTCAAGGTGGACGACGCGCCTCAGGCGGCGGCGCTCGTCGGCAGTGGGGTCCGGCCCGGTTCTGTTTTTCGGGATGTGCTCGACGGCTTGGGCAATCTGGGCTACAGCGAGGATGCGTGCGCGCCCATGGTGAAAAAAATCTTGCTGGAAGAGCCGGACCTTGATGTAACCGGCGCCTTGCGGGCCGCGCTCAAGACGCTGGCCAAGGGGAAGGTTTGA